Genomic window (Helianthus annuus cultivar XRQ/B chromosome 3, HanXRQr2.0-SUNRISE, whole genome shotgun sequence):
TGTTTAAAAGTCACATCCTTTAATAACACAACAATTAGCAACACACACCCCTTCAAAAAGTTTCACCCTTTCATGCATTAAGACACACCCTTtcacaattatatatataatacgtgGTAATTTAAATCTACACAAAGAGTGTTTTGCAAACCGACGCACTGTTTGACGTTTAGTTAAATTAGTGTACAAACTCacattatattttttaaaacgaCGCATCTCTTTGGCAACAATTCTTTACAAACGCAACATTATATGAAAATCGGAAAGTACATATAACACAAAATACGAACTGTTGCGGTGGTTGTCCCGTATTTTCAACACGAACGACGCGGGTACGACTCTTAGTTAccctttattttaattttttgtttaatCTAATTCCCTTTTCTTTTAGACATCACTGCCGCTTGATATTACAGAATTCAAATTGCCACTTTCTTTCAAATCTCTAAACCCCAAAGCCCTCAATTTTGATTcacttttttttttgtcaaatccGTTTTTCTTTTACATATTAACTTTTGCATGAAATCGTAATTCGGTTCAGTTGATTCCGTTCAAAGGTAAGCCTTCATATTACGAATCGCCATGAAAGGTAAACCTTCATAACCCAGAAATTATTAGTATAATATACAACAAATTAGTATAACCCATAAATTGTTTGTTTAACATTTATTATAACACCCATAAATTGTTTGTTTATAATTTTCCGATTGATTAGTTCCAGATTATATTTTTTGATTCGAtacatattattatttattaattcaaATAAATCAGTATGTTCGTCAATGTCAATTTTTTATTCTATTGGTTATGTTACCCTTTGTTTGCGCATACGTAACATATTTAATCGAGGTTTGTTTTACGGCTTTTGATCCATTTATACGATCATTGAGTTGATTGTTGCTGGAGACGATAATGTGGACGTTTTAATGGTGATAAATGCCGATAATTGGTGTTAATTGTTTGTGttttaaagtttgtttttgccccccccccccctcctcacaaaaagaaaaaagaaaaaagaaaatgcCTTACTTGGTCGCATCTCCGGCACTCTTAAAAAAATCGGCCCTGCTTAATTAGATCCAAATTTTGACCATAAAATCATAGATAGTATAAGAACTTGATCATATCGTGTATGTGAGTGGAATCGAGATCAAGGTTTGCTTATTGATGCTTCTATATATGATAATTGCAATGTAATTTTCATATTGAAAATGGATATCATTGTGTTTAATTTTATGGTAGGTATTCATAGATAATTACACAGATGCATAAAGGATTTGGACAACATTTTACTTCCTATATCACTTAAGTTGAGTATCATACTAACCGTTTCATTTTTATATGGTTTTGTAATGTAATATAATCAATACCATGCTAAAGACACTACTATATataaatttttgagaaaaatgcccggatagtccctgtggtttcgtcttttttcacctatagtccctaactttctaaaattacctgaatagtccccaacttttcattttttgttcccggatagtccctgggtctaacttcagtttgtttatTCTGTTAAGAGGgtgtaaaatgacaaaaataccctttccttaaaaggccaaaccatagggactatccgagcatcttcttcatttttatttataaacctacccccaccacacttcatcttcaacctccacccaccatcaccctcctccaccctccaccgtCACCGCCACAATTTTGATTTCAATTTGGTCAAAATGCATTAAATAGTaacacaaacaatcaaacatCTAAAGGCTATGCATCATAACTTCTGGCACAATAAATTGAGCACGAGTCATTCTGAACAAAACTTGGTGTTTTCAAGTCCACAAACCCGAAGACCACGCCGTATACGAGCtcaaattttcaagttttcaacaGCTGCATATCATTAATTTTGTTAGTTTTTCACATAAATAATCCAAAGTAACGAGCATAAAAACGAAAACGAATTTTGTGTTTGTACCCCCAACCTCTCGACCACCTTAAACCCACCACACAACACCCACTTACCTCTCTAAATCATCGGCCGGCCACCACCATTGCTTGGTGGTGGCGCACGACGGCAACACAGGAGAGAGAGGGAGAGCGaggagagatagagagagagagagagagaaagagagcgcATCGGGGAAAGAGGAAGGACGGCGACAGCGGCGCCACCGTTTGCGGGGCGGCGGTGACTTACCGGAAATACCGGCGGTGCAGTAAACGAGGATGAAGATCATGCCGCCGAAAGCCCAAGCGATGCCGAGGATGCCAACGCCGCCGCATGGGTCGGTTTCTTTTTTGCAGCCGATGACGGTGTCGACGGTGACGTAGAGGAAGATTAGGGTGGCGACAAACTCTGCTATGAGGGCTCGGTAAGAGGACCAGAGCTTCAGCTCCGCCATGTCAAGGAGGGGTGCTGGTGGTGGGTAGACATAGTCTCGCCTTGCTGTTTCTCCGATTTCCCTTACTTCTTTCGACATTTCTGTAGAGAAAATGTGGTGTTCTGTTTCACTGTCTACAACCAAGGTGAGTGGAAGTTGTGGTCTGAGATTACAGAGAAAGAGGGAGAAAGTGGGAGAAGAAGGGTTGGGTAGATGGTGGGGCCccttttttattagttttttaatAGTAAGGGTATTATAGTCATTTTACACCAACTTAACTGAGAAAAATAACCTCCATCCAcgtcagggactatccgggaacaaaaaatgaaaagttggggactattcaggtaattttagaaagttggggactataggtgaaaaaagacgaaaccacagggactatccgagcatttttctctaaaTTTTTTGTATACATATATCCAGTTGTTATActcaaaaataaaaatatataattttaaaacCTATAATATCTTAGCTTTCTTAATATCCCGCAGCAACGCGCGGGTTGCGTGAACTCGTTAAGTACAACTACGTacttaatttttagaaaaaaaaattaacgaacataagttattaaagaaatatcTAATTAATTGATAAAGTAAAGATGAAttaaaaaaagagaaaagaattattaaaaacaaaaataaatgataaaggaaatatggttttagaaaaggaaaaaatgaaaatatgttaaaagcTAAAAAGTAAATAGGAAAaaatgaaaatatgttaaaaattaAAAGTAAGTATTAAAAATAATATAGTGATAtaacaaaatatttaaaaaactatatattatatattattttaaatttaaaattactatttatAATCATTATCATTAGAAAACTAAAATAGTGGATGCTCTTGAATTTTTTGTTGGATTATGGATACATAACGGATGAGACTTAAGAGAGAACCAATCAATTTATTGTATTGGCTAAGTAATTGAGGCTGAATTAATTTAGTAAAATGCCCACTAAATAAAACTCATAAAACCATGGCCCATTAGATATGATCTTGGGTCGGTTCATGTTCATGGACGGTAAAGTGGTTTGTAAATCAAATGAAGAAATGGGCTTGGGCCTGTGGTTGAAAGTAAATTAAAAAAACCACGAGGGCTAGAGACACAATATTGGAGGCAATAGGAGAGCTTTGGTGGGAATTCGTATCAaacgatgacggaaacatcggagtAACGAAAacaagattgctcgagacttcataaccTGCTAAGGTGGCAATATTTAAATAAACATATTTCATTTGATACTAAAAGGATTACATTATCTTGAATTGGAAAGTACAACATTTGCAACTTAAACAATTACATCAATAAAATTACGAATAAGAATTTAAGTGCGTTTCTAAATCCATCCTAAATAGATTTCTTCAAGCGCCAACAGACGTTTCgtacaacatgtattaaaataaaatcaacaaaaattggcgagtatacaagtttgaatacatagcatAAGCATAAAAGACTGTCTCAAATCCAAATGGCAATTTATATACTAAGTTTAAGCTACAATGCATAACTATAAGCCAAACCCGAGTGTCCACTAGAATAATGTGCATCACTCGTCACCGAAGTGAACGAGACCGTAAAATATAACGTGCGTCCATCGACACTGAAGTGATCGAGACCGTAAAATATGTTAACTTAACaatggtgtgctactcctatagcgctataattgttaaggtggacTAGCTAAGTTAATGACAAATAGAGTGCATGAAAGTATtctaacataaacaacctaagcataacaaatagtaTGTTTGGTGGATTGAGTGATTGAATATGTTTGATTGTGTGTATTGTGAATTTTGATAGTTGATACATATTACACCCAATGTTTTCGTCTCACTACGATGTTTTCAGCTCAATCTCGTTTAGCAAATTAATTAAGAATTTAAACTTAAACCTTTTCAAATTACCAAAATAGCTATTGACCTCTCTCATGCGTCATATTTCCGAATGCCACTAAGTGGACTGAGTGCAGGGCCGGCTTTAGGGACAGTAAAGTCAAGCCATTGCTTTGGGCCTCCACCCTTCATGAGGCCCCCAATTTTCGAGTTCCTTTTTCATATATGTTTGGGCTTTGCATTTGGAAATTGCTGAGTAATGTGTGGCCTGGGTTCCATCACTAAACATTGAGGATTACCAATCAGGTCTGTTAGAAAATTAGGTCTTAGATTGAAAACTGAAAGGTCGCATATTTTAATCACAACCAATTAAAGTTCTAAAGATGAAGGTAATAAGGTAAATAAGGTAAATAGAAATAGCATCCAATAATCTGTTGTTTTTCCAATTTCTTGTTGATATTTGttccaaatttttgttttttGCTGGCTTGATTTTGGTAGAGGCTTTTTCAACAAGTGCCTACACGGTATTAACATATGAAAAATAGAGTATTGAGTAAGTTGTTAATGGTTGTATTTGTTTGTTCCATTTGGTCAAGTGATTCAGGTTACAGCTCCATTTCGTTCGATGTTTGCTTATATCATGACTCTGAAAATGCAACTGTGTCTTACGTTTATCACTTTCATTCTCGGTGTTACTGCTGTTATTCATAAttctttttgttttaattaaatgtTTCTATAACTCTTTTCTTTATAATCAATTTTAAAGAAACAATTTCCAaagtatttttatattttatgctATTCTCACATGTTATGGTGAATCAAGTTACTTTCAGGCAGTAAACAAGTTTTTAatagatttttttatttaatggttAATCAAGTttttaatagttttttttctAATTGAATACAAATTGTGTGCCATCATATTCCTATGTTAGGATTGATGTATATACCCATGgtattatagcctagtggtatcttgggggtggagtaaggcttatgaccattaggtcatgggttcgattcccacaaagggggttttcccagatttattgggttttctcttgaattggtgtataggcattattgcctagtggagatggatatgatcgggtggttctgctggtggcacgatgatactccagtggtccgtcagtgatccaaattttccgttcaaaaaaaaaaaaggattgaTGTATATATGTATTTTCTGAAAGGGGCCTCGATTTTAAAATCCGCTTAAAGTCACCTAAAAGGTTGAGCCGGCCCTGTCTGAGTGACGGCTCCCGTGGAGTCTTTTTCCATCCTTGAGGACTAGGATGTTTTCAACGGTGCGGGAATGAAACGTGCTTCAATCGAGGTCACTCCACTTTCACCATGCACACCCGTAATGCCTCTAAGTAGACTGAGTGACGGCCCCTGTGGAATTTTCTTCCATCCTTAACGACAAGGACGTTTTCAACGATGATACGTGCTTCAATTTTGGTCACTCCACGTTCACCATGCACACCCACATTAATGCCATGCAAATCTCCCCGGTATCAGTGTGAAGCTGTTTCATGTATGATGAGTTGTTAGTTAATTCCAAGTAGGGGAATAATGATTAGTTAATTTATATCTTTCTGAATGTATCATATGTttataagggtgtaaggggcacctTCGGTGACCTCATTCGGTGACCCCATTCACCTaaggggaacaccgccgccatcacttAGGTGAGTGGTTTGGGGGAGTGAAATCGGTGGGAAGTCACcgaagagagggaggagagagagagaagtggACCAATGaaaagttttctttttttttttaataaaaaaccaagtcacctaagaggggagtgccgccatcaatttagggtgttaggggagtttaagaggggagttgacgtggcacacgaggattggttatgcgtaagagaggggactcccctcttaggggagtgccccttacaccctaagcCACTAGTTCTTTTGAGTTTGGTACGAAAGAAATGATGAATGGAGTCTCTTTTAAATCTCTAAATTCTTTCAAGCTCCTATTTATTTTCTTTGGATCATTTGATTACAAAACTGTTCAGAGTTCCAGTGGCGGAGCTAGCCCATTAATTTAGGGGTATCCCAAATTTTTTTTACCGGGCAATCATACAATAATGAAACACGATAATAACTAAAGTAAAATAAATACATGACTTCGCGGTTGAAAAACCCTTTGAACAAGATATGCCCTTCTTATGTCATTTATTTGATTAGGGTGGTAACTAGCAATATATGGCCTATCATAAGATCCGAAGGAAGATCATTCAAATCGATACTATCTCGTGTTGTAGGAATTGAAGTTGTAGGATTACTTGGACCAATATCAACATATTCTTCCATATTATCATTTGAAGCATTCAAACTTGCATCAATGCCATCATCTTCTTGAATATTATCATTCTAGTTCGACGTTTGGTTTCCACTTTCCAATTGCCGCTCATAATCAAAAGGTTTATTTTATTGTTCTGGGTATTGGGCTAAGTTTTGTCATTTACTAATTAGGTATCCTTTCAGTTATATTATTGTTAATTTGGGCTTACTTTATCATATGGGCTTGATTATTCTACAAGTTTTGGGTTGTAAATCGTTTTGGCTTATaaaaaattggattttaataatatcaaattttatatttttttggggTATTCTCGTATTTGTTtagggtatcctttgtataaaatcGAAAAAAATACACTACGAATACGGGATTGAACCGTAACCCGTGCTACCCTTCTTATAAAACTAGTTCCGTCCCTGCTGGGTTCAGTTCGCGTCACAACCTAGTCAACATAAGCATGAAGGGAAATACTGGAAGAACGTCAACTGTTAAGTCACGAGAACTAGTGTCACGAAGATATCAAATAAGTGTCTATAATTATAGGACTCCGGAAAAGCCAAGAAATAAGCAATCTCGGATTGAGTCTTACACTAGATAGTGAAGAACACCTACGGTACTACATTTTCTAAAACTCTTTATGAAACGTATACTTATTTGCATACATCAAAGTTATTTTTACTCTATTTTTTCATATAAGTTATTAACAAGCTTGTTATACAACAATATAGTGAACCAAGCAGTGATTATAAACTTATGAGTTAAACCAACAGTTCTGTAAACTTAGATTTATTAAATACAAAGTCATCCACATAGAAATAACCCACTGGTATTGATGAGTTGGAGTTTAGGATAGTAAGAGATTAATGGTTTAATACTTCAATCCccgccaatgatctctagatcaagtggtgaaagacttgcatttctcttgtgagatgcaggttcaactcccacttggtgcaatgtgaggcactggtgggtaatgataggagacccagagAAACCtaggttcgatccttgagccaaacgggttttacggGTAATTttactgtcgtgcctacgggtgAGTGgattaccgggttttccccggaatttgtggtggactcgggttactcttggAGTATTCCGTTTGGTCCAGTGAGTTCCCCAAGAGTGCTCAGGATTTATTCTGTTGGCCGgtcaaaaaaaaagaaaaaactctAATCCCCATAGTTTGCAACTTTAgccattaaaaaaattaaatacaaaGTCATTAACTCATGCA
Coding sequences:
- the LOC110932580 gene encoding probable aquaporin PIP2-8, with translation MSKEVREIGETARRDYVYPPPAPLLDMAELKLWSSYRALIAEFVATLIFLYVTVDTVIGCKKETDPCGGVGILGIAWAFGGMIFILVYCTAGISGKSPPPRKRWRRCRRPSSFPDALSFSLSLSLSLLALPLSPVLPSCATTKQWWWPADDLESC